A single region of the Brachypodium distachyon strain Bd21 chromosome 3, Brachypodium_distachyon_v3.0, whole genome shotgun sequence genome encodes:
- the LOC100842967 gene encoding AT-rich interactive domain-containing protein 5, with translation MSDSTDSDHDLTPADGANGDEAHQPEPLAVKEEEEEEVPMVADEFKDAPVSPETNSDGEGEDSPDRAERPNAGEGRKPAPPDAGGDEGEEVTVGVKVETNGEDAMSHDGDEEDGDDEDDDDDDEEEEEDDDDSTPDASPRAEVKAEGDSSTGLAPCSSQPVEPDPFLDGHDSGTEEEQTAFMAELERFHRDHNLEFKPPKFYGKGLNCLKLWRQVAHLGGHEQVTVCKLWRQVGETFRPPKTCTTVSWSFRIFYEKALLEYEKHKVRTGQFKLSLSALPQSGGIDREMGVNPSSSARVRRDAAACAMQGWHAHRLLSNGMYGDHMLKDKDSIPLPSRDKNLKGFGVLKRKKASSPERAFKVSRSKVNKSQEDSMVIDVGEPADWVKINVRQTKECFEIYALVPGLLREEVHVQSDPAGRLVITGDPDQPDNPWGITPFKKVINLPLRIDPHQTSAVVTLHGQLFVRAPFGHPDM, from the exons ATGAGCGACAGCACTGATTCCGACCACGACCTCACGCCCGCCGATGGCGCCAACGGCGACGAGGCGCATCAACCCGAACCGCTGGCcgtgaaggaggaggaggaggaggaggtgcccATGGTGGCCGACGAGTTCAAGGACGCGCCCGTCTCCCCCGAAACGAAcagcgacggcgagggcgaggactCCCCGGATCGGGCGGAGCGCCCCAATGCGGGAGAGGGGCGGAAACCCGCGCCGCCTGACGCCGGGGGCGACGAAGGGGAGGAGGTGACCGTGGGCGTGAAGGTGGAGACGAACGGCGAGGACGCCATGAGCCACGACGGtgacgaggaggacggcgatgacgaggacgacgacgatgacgacgaggaggaggaagaggacgacgacgactccACCCCTGATGCGTCGCCGAGGGCGGAGGTGAAGGCGGAGGGCGACAGCTCGACTGGGTTGGCGCCGTGCTCCAGCCAGCCGGTGGAGCCAGACCCCTTCCTCGACGGCCATGACtccgggacggaggaggagcagacgGCGTTCATGGCCGAGCTGGAGCGCTTCCACAGAGACCACAATCTCGAGTTCAAGCCGCCCAAGTTCTACGGCAAGGGCCTCAACTGCCTCAA GTTGTGGAGGCAGGTCGCCCACCTGGGAGGCCATGAGCAG GTAACGGTTTGTAAGCTGTGGCGACAAGTTGGGGAGACTTTCAGGCCACCAAA GACCTGCACTACGGTCTCTTGGTCATTTCGAATTTTCTATGAGAAG GCGCTCCTTGAGTATGAAAAACACAAAGTTCGAACTGGCCAGTTTAAACTCTCATTATCTGCTTTACCACAATCTGGTGGTATTGACCGCGAG atgggTGTGAATCCATCATCTTCTGCCAGAGTTAGAAGGGATGCTGCAGCATGTGCTATGCAGGGTTGGCATGCACACCGTCTCCTCTCCAACGGCATGTATGGAGATCACATGTTAAAG GACAAAGATTCAATACCCCTTCCAAGTCGTGATAAGAATCTAAAAGGCTTTG GGGTACTCAAGAGGAAGAAAGCATCTAGTCCAGAGCGTGCTTTCAAGGTGTCTCGCTCAAAAGTAAACAAGTCACA GGAAGATTCTATGGTCATTGATGTTGGAGAGCCTGCCGATTGGGTGAAGATTAATGTTCGTCAGACT AAAGAATGCTTTGAAATCTACGCGCTTGTTCCTGGGCTTCTACGGGAAGAG GTGCATGTTCAGTCAGATCCTGCTGGACGTCTGGTTATAACCGGGGACCCTGACCAGCCTGATAACCCTTGGGGCATCACCCCATTCAAGAAG GTGATCAACTTGCCACTAAGGATTGATCCGCATCAAACATCCGCTGTTGTTACGCTTCACGGCCAGCTATTTGTGCGTGCGCCATTTGGGCATCCAGACATGTAG